In Spirochaeta thermophila DSM 6578, the following proteins share a genomic window:
- a CDS encoding LemA family protein: MKPGTRTLLIVAGIILLIVLSLYGCVVGTYNNLVQLEEGVKAQWAQVENVYQRRADLIPNLVATVKGYASHERETLEAVVQARSKVGSLTLDSSVIEDTQKFEAFQQAQAELSSTLSRLLVVVERYPELKANENFLALQAQLEGTENRIAVERRRYNEVAQRFNTAIRRFPAVIIANMFGFKEKAYFKAEAGAEKAPVVNFD; the protein is encoded by the coding sequence ATGAAACCAGGGACGCGTACACTCCTCATCGTCGCAGGGATTATCCTTCTTATAGTCCTCTCTCTCTACGGATGTGTGGTAGGTACCTACAACAACCTGGTCCAGCTTGAGGAAGGGGTGAAGGCGCAGTGGGCACAGGTGGAAAACGTCTACCAGCGGCGGGCCGACCTCATCCCCAACCTCGTGGCCACGGTGAAGGGATACGCCTCACACGAGCGGGAGACCCTGGAGGCAGTGGTGCAGGCCCGCAGCAAGGTGGGATCCCTCACCCTCGACTCCTCAGTGATAGAAGACACACAGAAGTTCGAGGCCTTCCAGCAGGCCCAGGCTGAGCTGAGTAGCACCCTCTCGCGCCTCCTCGTGGTGGTGGAGCGCTACCCGGAGCTTAAGGCCAACGAAAACTTCCTGGCCCTTCAGGCTCAGCTCGAGGGAACCGAAAACCGCATCGCAGTGGAACGCCGCAGGTACAACGAGGTTGCCCAGCGCTTCAACACCGCCATACGCCGTTTCCCCGCGGTGATCATCGCCAACATGTTCGGATTCAAAGAAAAGGCCTACTTTAAGGCAGAAGCGGGGGCCGAGAAGGCACCCGTGGTGAATTTCGACTGA
- a CDS encoding TPM domain-containing protein has protein sequence MAKIRTLIPIAALSCLLFGFTLPDTPAGRVNDFADILSPQTEQELEALLLRYEQTTTNQLVVVTVPSLEGQSIEEYSIRLAEKWKIGQKEKDNGIILLVAPQERRVRIEVGYGLEPVLTDATCALIIQRYIIPAFKEGNYDIGVRQGVEKVIAATVDGDDLEKIFSGYTPMARGTPSTLEDPVLWGVILFLGAVFLILILDSRRSAHSIRGRRRRSPGIYWIGFGGRSGGGFWGGGGGFSGGGGGFGGGGASGSW, from the coding sequence GTGGCCAAGATACGCACGCTCATACCCATAGCTGCACTCTCATGTCTCCTGTTCGGATTCACCCTCCCCGATACCCCGGCAGGGAGGGTGAACGACTTCGCCGACATCCTCTCACCACAGACAGAGCAGGAACTGGAAGCGCTTCTCCTGAGATACGAGCAGACCACCACCAATCAGCTCGTGGTCGTCACCGTTCCGTCCCTGGAGGGACAGTCCATTGAAGAATACTCCATACGCCTGGCAGAGAAGTGGAAGATAGGTCAGAAAGAGAAAGATAACGGGATCATCCTACTGGTCGCACCTCAGGAGAGACGGGTGCGCATCGAAGTGGGATATGGACTCGAACCGGTCCTCACCGACGCCACCTGTGCACTCATCATCCAGCGGTACATCATCCCCGCATTTAAGGAGGGCAACTACGACATCGGGGTGAGGCAGGGGGTGGAAAAGGTCATCGCCGCCACTGTGGACGGCGATGACCTTGAGAAGATCTTCTCTGGCTACACACCGATGGCGCGAGGCACCCCATCCACACTCGAGGATCCCGTCCTGTGGGGAGTGATCCTCTTCCTTGGTGCGGTCTTCCTCATACTCATCCTCGACTCCCGGAGAAGCGCTCACAGCATCCGCGGAAGGAGGCGGAGAAGCCCAGGGATCTACTGGATAGGATTCGGCGGCAGATCCGGAGGCGGCTTCTGGGGAGGTGGTGGTGGCTTCTCCGGGGGTGGGGGAGGCTTTGGCGGAGGAGGTGCCAGTGGCAGTTGGTAG
- a CDS encoding TPM domain-containing protein — translation MAVGRERPLDPRRFLTKEEQEAVVRAIEEVEQRSTCEIRVHIAKEVKRGDVLQEAINTFNKLGMYKTAQRTGVLFFLAIKNRAFAIIGDKGIHEKAGEGFWKEAAHTMEEYFTRGEFGEGLVAGIQAVGKLLETYFPITPDDTNELPNEISFE, via the coding sequence GTGGCAGTTGGTAGGGAACGACCCCTTGATCCGAGACGATTTCTCACAAAGGAAGAACAGGAGGCAGTGGTCCGGGCCATCGAAGAGGTGGAACAACGATCCACCTGCGAGATACGCGTCCACATTGCGAAAGAGGTAAAACGCGGCGATGTCCTCCAGGAGGCAATAAACACATTCAACAAGCTCGGCATGTACAAGACGGCACAACGGACAGGCGTGCTCTTCTTCCTGGCTATCAAAAACCGCGCATTCGCCATCATCGGGGACAAGGGGATTCACGAAAAGGCCGGAGAAGGGTTCTGGAAAGAGGCAGCACACACCATGGAAGAGTATTTCACGCGGGGCGAGTTCGGTGAAGGTCTTGTTGCAGGGATACAAGCGGTGGGAAAGCTGCTCGAAACCTATTTCCCCATCACACCCGATGATACCAATGAACTGCCCAACGAGATTTCCTTCGAGTGA
- a CDS encoding cupin domain-containing protein produces MNFYTGSGTTPVEVSPGVKRAIRAHGGGLMLVEVWFEKGAKAAVHTHPHEQATYVMEGRLKLTVEGEDVVLEKGDSIYIPPEAPHSAEALEATRLLDVFSPQREDFL; encoded by the coding sequence ATGAACTTTTATACCGGCTCAGGCACGACCCCGGTGGAGGTCTCCCCCGGGGTGAAAAGGGCGATACGAGCACACGGCGGAGGTCTCATGCTGGTCGAGGTATGGTTCGAAAAAGGGGCGAAGGCCGCGGTCCACACACATCCTCATGAGCAGGCTACCTATGTCATGGAAGGGAGGCTCAAGCTCACGGTTGAGGGAGAAGATGTTGTCCTCGAGAAGGGTGATTCCATCTATATCCCGCCCGAGGCTCCTCACTCGGCAGAGGCACTCGAGGCGACCCGGCTCCTGGACGTCTTCTCTCCTCAGCGGGAGGACTTCCTCTGA